Proteins from one Mucilaginibacter jinjuensis genomic window:
- a CDS encoding TetR/AcrR family transcriptional regulator, protein MVDEQKTTEELIFEAALSVFQRKGLAGARMQEIADEAGINKSMLHYYFRSKDLLFKQVFIKSFKNFSASTLPIMNMEIPWEEKIPLLVTHYITAMQKKPDLPMFVINEMRYNPEDFLSNVSGTRLKDTLFFAQLKDGIAKGTIRPIKPIQIVVSIISETIFPVIAKPMIQHMTKLQDTNWETFIADREKVIPEMLIKYLKEF, encoded by the coding sequence ATGGTTGACGAACAAAAAACTACAGAAGAACTCATTTTCGAAGCCGCATTAAGCGTTTTTCAACGCAAGGGATTAGCCGGGGCAAGGATGCAGGAAATAGCCGATGAGGCTGGCATCAATAAATCAATGCTGCATTACTATTTCAGGAGCAAGGATTTGCTGTTTAAGCAGGTATTCATTAAATCGTTTAAAAACTTTTCGGCATCTACACTGCCCATTATGAATATGGAGATACCTTGGGAGGAAAAGATCCCTTTGCTGGTTACGCATTACATCACTGCAATGCAGAAAAAGCCTGACCTGCCCATGTTTGTAATTAATGAGATGCGCTATAATCCCGAAGACTTTTTATCAAACGTAAGTGGTACCCGTCTGAAAGATACCTTGTTTTTTGCGCAGTTAAAAGATGGAATAGCCAAAGGCACCATCAGGCCTATTAAACCGATCCAAATTGTGGTGAGCATTATTTCGGAAACTATATTTCCGGTAATTGCCAAACCGATGATCCAGCACATGACCAAGTTACAGGATACCAACTGGGAAACTTTTATTGCCGACCGCGAAAAAGTGATCCCCGAAATGTTGATTAAATATTTAAAAGAGTTTTAA
- a CDS encoding ABC transporter permease, with the protein MFATNLKIAKVHLTSKVKQTVVALLGVMFGISMYVFMNSFMTGVNDVQTDLAFTSLAHIHIYNDGPADNTNLVKQVYKGKDVAINIRNAKVIQYTEGIKNTREILDLVRKQPEVIGITPQVNINVFFRNGSNKVNGTLSGVDVDNENRLFNISTYMTNGTWNSLQYRHDGVILGLDLAQQLSLNINDNINVLTSDGVSRNFKVIGIYQTNVKGVDKSKAYVNISSARQLLSKNQDYVTDLQVNINNFEKTAPVVARLAPVIPYKVESWQTANQQLEAGSKLRDIIAMAVSLTILMVAGFGIYNIMNMTINEKIREIAILKAMGFSGKDVTQIFLVQAIVVGIIGGVIGMILGFVIADIVNHIPFKIGGLNNLPMAYHPKDYIMAFTFGLITTLVAGYLPARKASKIDPVDIIRG; encoded by the coding sequence ATGTTTGCCACCAACTTAAAAATAGCAAAGGTGCACCTCACCTCAAAAGTAAAGCAAACTGTAGTTGCTTTGCTGGGTGTAATGTTCGGCATATCGATGTACGTGTTTATGAACAGCTTTATGACCGGTGTTAATGATGTGCAAACCGACCTGGCTTTTACCTCGCTGGCGCATATTCACATTTATAACGATGGCCCGGCCGATAATACCAACCTGGTTAAGCAGGTTTACAAGGGTAAAGATGTAGCTATCAACATCCGCAACGCTAAGGTGATCCAATATACAGAGGGCATTAAAAATACCCGCGAGATCTTGGATCTGGTACGGAAGCAACCCGAAGTTATCGGCATTACACCGCAGGTAAACATTAATGTGTTTTTTCGTAATGGCAGCAACAAGGTAAATGGTACATTATCGGGAGTTGATGTGGATAATGAGAACCGCCTGTTCAATATCTCTACCTACATGACTAACGGTACCTGGAACAGCCTGCAATACCGCCACGATGGTGTGATACTGGGTTTAGATCTGGCCCAGCAGCTCAGCCTCAATATCAACGACAATATTAACGTGCTGACATCCGATGGCGTGAGCCGCAATTTTAAGGTAATCGGTATTTATCAAACGAATGTAAAGGGTGTGGATAAATCAAAAGCCTACGTAAACATCAGTTCGGCAAGGCAGCTGCTTTCCAAGAATCAGGATTATGTTACTGACCTGCAGGTTAACATAAACAATTTCGAAAAAACAGCGCCTGTGGTGGCGCGTTTGGCCCCGGTGATTCCGTACAAGGTTGAGAGCTGGCAAACGGCTAATCAGCAACTCGAGGCTGGCTCTAAACTGCGCGATATTATAGCGATGGCCGTTTCATTAACCATTTTAATGGTGGCGGGCTTCGGTATCTATAATATCATGAACATGACCATTAATGAGAAGATCCGCGAGATTGCCATTCTGAAGGCTATGGGTTTCTCGGGTAAGGATGTAACCCAAATATTTTTAGTACAGGCTATTGTGGTGGGCATTATTGGCGGTGTAATCGGGATGATACTTGGTTTTGTGATTGCCGATATTGTAAACCACATCCCCTTTAAAATCGGCGGATTGAATAACCTGCCGATGGCTTATCACCCCAAAGATTATATAATGGCTTTTACGTTTGGTTTAATTACCACGCTGGTTGCGGGTTATTTACCCGCCCGTAAAGCATCAAAAATTGACCCTGTTGATATTATTAGAGGATAA
- a CDS encoding Gfo/Idh/MocA family protein, which produces MDSLSKLSRRGFIFKSALGVGALTLGSTLSAIANLSAQPKKKLGIALVGLGSYSTGQLAPALQQTQNCYLAGIVTGTPQKATDWAQRYNIPQKNIYNYQNFDEIAKNPDIDIVYVVLPVFLHKEYTIRAAKAGKHVICEKPMALNARDCEEMIAACKKANRMLSIGYRLHFEPHTIEVMRLGQKQVFGKITGIENANGFTYNGDPNAWRLKKALGGGGGLMDMGIYAIQGARYTTGLEPIAVKATQEKTRPDFFKEVDETIFWELEFPGGLKTKGKSSYNNNWGYLRAEAEHGKFELEPAYGYGPILGKSSKGVIDFPQINQQAAQMDDFAKCVATGKPTRVPGEEGVKDMRVVDAIYRSLDSGKQERIV; this is translated from the coding sequence ATGGATTCATTATCTAAATTATCACGCCGCGGGTTTATATTTAAAAGTGCATTAGGTGTGGGTGCCTTAACACTGGGCTCAACCTTATCGGCAATTGCTAATCTTTCCGCTCAGCCTAAAAAGAAACTGGGCATTGCCCTGGTTGGCTTGGGTAGCTACAGCACTGGGCAATTAGCACCGGCTTTGCAGCAAACACAAAACTGCTACCTGGCAGGTATAGTTACCGGTACGCCGCAAAAAGCGACAGACTGGGCACAGCGCTACAACATTCCGCAGAAAAATATTTACAACTATCAAAACTTTGATGAGATAGCTAAAAACCCGGATATCGATATTGTGTATGTAGTATTGCCGGTTTTTCTGCATAAAGAATATACCATCCGCGCAGCCAAAGCGGGTAAGCATGTAATATGCGAAAAGCCGATGGCGCTAAACGCCCGCGATTGTGAAGAAATGATTGCGGCCTGTAAAAAGGCCAACCGTATGCTTTCTATTGGTTACCGCCTGCACTTTGAACCCCATACTATTGAAGTTATGCGCCTGGGGCAAAAACAGGTTTTTGGCAAAATAACCGGCATAGAAAATGCCAACGGCTTTACCTATAACGGCGACCCCAATGCCTGGCGGTTAAAGAAAGCTTTAGGTGGCGGCGGGGGCTTAATGGATATGGGTATTTACGCTATACAAGGTGCCCGCTATACCACAGGGCTCGAACCTATTGCCGTTAAAGCCACCCAGGAGAAAACCCGCCCGGATTTTTTTAAAGAAGTTGATGAAACCATATTCTGGGAGCTAGAGTTTCCGGGAGGGTTAAAAACCAAGGGAAAATCGAGTTACAATAATAACTGGGGTTATTTAAGAGCAGAAGCCGAGCACGGTAAATTTGAACTGGAACCAGCTTATGGTTATGGGCCTATCCTGGGTAAAAGTTCAAAGGGGGTGATCGATTTTCCGCAGATTAATCAACAGGCTGCACAGATGGACGATTTTGCAAAATGCGTTGCCACCGGGAAACCAACCCGTGTGCCGGGCGAAGAAGGGGTAAAAGATATGCGCGTGGTTGATGCCATTTATCGCAGCCTTGATTCGGGTAAGCAGGAAAGGATAGTGTAG
- a CDS encoding efflux RND transporter periplasmic adaptor subunit, whose product MKSLPQLKIYTVALFIAGTMFTACKHPETAALQHKDIVDAVFGSGHIENYDQYSIMANTDGYLKTAYVAEGDTVKANQRLFLLSNDVQKTQVSNALVNLDFARTNTSPRAPQIEQLKIQIGQAKDKLNVDSLNYQRYSRLVKTQAVSTADYDNAKLTYQSSLSSLHVLQKNLADLQRNVDLSLKNAQSQYQIQQQNNDYNNLKSEGPGIIMNVTKKVGDYVKKGEAIALVGAGKSIIKLDIAEDDIQRVKLGQEVLISLNSVKDSVFKAKITKIYPAFNSTDQSFVVEATFTDNPGKVLNGTQLQANIIVQTKKDAAVIPSYFLINGDYVLLKDSKEKKPVKTGIHTLEWTEITGGLNPGDVLVLPKQQ is encoded by the coding sequence GTGAAAAGCTTACCCCAACTTAAAATTTATACCGTCGCTTTATTCATAGCAGGCACTATGTTTACAGCTTGCAAACACCCGGAGACTGCAGCCCTGCAGCATAAAGATATTGTTGATGCCGTTTTTGGCAGCGGCCATATCGAAAACTACGACCAGTACAGCATTATGGCCAATACCGATGGTTATTTAAAAACTGCTTACGTGGCCGAGGGCGATACGGTAAAAGCTAATCAGCGCTTATTCCTGCTCTCTAACGATGTGCAAAAAACACAAGTGAGCAACGCCCTGGTTAATCTCGATTTCGCCCGCACCAATACTTCGCCACGTGCGCCACAGATTGAGCAGCTGAAAATCCAGATCGGGCAAGCAAAGGATAAGCTCAATGTAGATTCGTTGAACTATCAACGTTATTCGCGACTGGTTAAAACACAAGCCGTATCGACTGCTGATTATGATAATGCCAAACTGACCTATCAATCCTCATTATCCAGTCTGCATGTATTACAAAAAAACCTGGCCGATTTGCAACGGAATGTTGATTTGAGTTTGAAGAATGCACAATCGCAATACCAGATTCAACAGCAGAACAATGATTACAACAACCTGAAAAGCGAAGGCCCGGGCATAATTATGAACGTCACTAAAAAGGTAGGCGACTATGTTAAAAAGGGCGAAGCTATCGCCTTGGTTGGCGCAGGCAAATCGATTATTAAGTTGGACATTGCAGAAGATGATATCCAGCGGGTAAAACTGGGGCAGGAGGTTTTAATATCGCTCAACAGTGTTAAAGATTCTGTTTTTAAGGCAAAGATTACTAAGATCTATCCGGCGTTTAACAGTACAGATCAGTCGTTTGTGGTGGAAGCCACCTTTACTGATAACCCCGGCAAAGTATTAAACGGAACACAATTGCAAGCCAACATTATTGTGCAGACCAAGAAAGACGCTGCCGTAATACCATCGTACTTTTTAATTAACGGCGATTACGTTTTGCTGAAGGATAGCAAAGAGAAGAAACCGGTAAAAACGGGCATCCATACCCTGGAGTGGACCGAGATAACCGGCGGCCTAAACCCCGGCGATGTTTTAGTATTGCCTAAACAACAATAG
- a CDS encoding methylated-DNA--[protein]-cysteine S-methyltransferase, producing METQQELDFNRIAEAIEFFRLNYKRQPTLEEAAEHVHLSPFHFQRMFKDWAGVTPKQFLQYISVEHAKNILKDKQASLFDTAYETGLSGTGRLHDLFIKIEGMTPGEYKNGGELLNINYSFAESPFGTLLVASTSKGICYMAFADEGYDDAFAKLKNIFPNAAYHQVLDQIQQNAIFIFTQDWSKLSDIKLHLKGTPFQIKVWETLLKVPMGDLTTYSGIANQIQNPKANRAVGSAVGDNPVAFLIPCHRVIKSTGEIGQYHWGSQRKNAMIGWEASKAIAV from the coding sequence ATGGAAACGCAGCAAGAACTCGATTTTAACCGCATAGCAGAAGCCATCGAATTTTTCAGGCTTAACTATAAACGCCAGCCCACTTTAGAAGAAGCGGCAGAGCATGTGCACCTAAGCCCCTTCCACTTTCAACGGATGTTTAAAGACTGGGCAGGCGTAACACCCAAACAGTTTTTACAATACATCAGCGTAGAGCACGCCAAAAATATATTGAAAGATAAGCAGGCTTCCCTGTTTGATACGGCTTATGAAACAGGCCTATCAGGCACCGGCCGACTGCATGATCTCTTCATCAAAATTGAAGGCATGACTCCCGGCGAATACAAAAACGGCGGCGAGCTGTTAAACATCAATTACAGCTTTGCCGAAAGTCCGTTTGGTACTTTATTGGTAGCATCAACCTCTAAAGGTATTTGCTACATGGCCTTTGCCGACGAGGGCTACGATGATGCCTTTGCCAAATTAAAAAACATATTCCCCAACGCGGCCTACCACCAGGTGTTAGACCAGATCCAGCAAAACGCCATCTTCATTTTTACGCAAGACTGGAGCAAGTTGAGCGATATTAAATTGCACCTCAAGGGCACGCCATTCCAGATTAAAGTTTGGGAAACATTATTAAAAGTGCCCATGGGGGATTTAACCACCTACTCGGGCATCGCCAACCAAATCCAGAACCCCAAAGCCAACAGGGCAGTAGGATCAGCAGTGGGCGACAACCCGGTTGCCTTTCTGATTCCCTGCCACCGGGTCATTAAATCAACCGGCGAGATTGGGCAGTACCACTGGGGTAGTCAACGTAAAAACGCGATGATCGGGTGGGAAGCATCAAAGGCGATCGCAGTATAA
- a CDS encoding ABC transporter ATP-binding protein yields the protein METNIALKADHIIKYFYEPQKFQVLKDVSFEVKKGEFLSLTGKSGSGKSTLLYVLSTMDTNYEGELFINGEKLTGQSQNNLAAFRNEHIGFVFQFHYLLPEFSALDNVMLPAMKLNKKSKQEIEDKAYKNLKLLGLEDQALKLASKLSGGQQQRVAIARALINDPSIIMGDEPTGNLDSKNTQVVFDIFKELAHERGQTIITVTHDDDFARNSDRIIDMSDGVIIKHH from the coding sequence ATGGAAACCAACATTGCGCTAAAAGCAGACCACATTATCAAATACTTTTACGAGCCTCAAAAATTCCAGGTGCTTAAAGATGTAAGTTTCGAGGTTAAAAAGGGCGAGTTTTTATCCCTTACGGGCAAGTCGGGTTCGGGTAAATCAACTTTGTTGTACGTACTCTCCACCATGGATACCAACTACGAGGGCGAGCTGTTTATCAACGGCGAAAAACTCACCGGGCAATCGCAAAACAACCTGGCGGCTTTCCGTAATGAGCATATTGGCTTTGTGTTTCAGTTTCACTACCTGCTGCCGGAGTTTTCGGCATTAGATAATGTGATGCTACCGGCCATGAAGCTCAACAAAAAGAGCAAGCAGGAAATTGAGGATAAGGCTTATAAAAATCTTAAACTTTTAGGGCTGGAAGACCAGGCATTAAAACTGGCCAGCAAGCTCTCTGGCGGCCAGCAGCAGCGTGTGGCTATTGCAAGAGCGCTGATTAATGATCCATCCATTATTATGGGTGATGAACCCACCGGCAACCTCGATTCTAAAAACACGCAGGTAGTATTCGATATTTTTAAAGAGTTAGCGCATGAGCGGGGCCAAACCATTATCACCGTAACCCACGATGATGATTTTGCCCGCAACAGCGACCGCATTATTGATATGAGCGACGGGGTAATTATTAAGCACCACTAA
- a CDS encoding 2OG-Fe(II) oxygenase, whose protein sequence is MKNIIERIQDKDWHLISNNLNDKGYAVVKDILTKEECNELIKDYTSDHYRKTVVMERYRFGIGEYKYFSYPLPEIITSIRETVYPHLAKVANLWMQVLNIDKTFPLKHEELKAECHAAGQNKPTVLILKYHEGGFNTLHQDLYGDIYFPMQLVLFLNEPGGDYTGGEFVLTEQIPRAQSKAIVLKPKRGDMLLFTTNFRPVKGSKGYYRVNMKHGVSELHTGERHTLGIIFHDALS, encoded by the coding sequence ATGAAAAACATTATAGAACGAATACAAGACAAAGACTGGCACCTCATCAGTAACAACCTTAACGATAAAGGTTATGCCGTAGTAAAAGACATCCTCACCAAAGAAGAATGCAACGAACTGATAAAAGACTACACCTCAGATCATTACCGCAAAACCGTAGTGATGGAGCGCTACCGTTTCGGCATTGGCGAGTACAAATATTTCAGTTATCCCCTGCCGGAGATTATCACCAGCATTAGGGAAACCGTTTACCCGCACCTGGCTAAAGTGGCTAACCTCTGGATGCAGGTTTTGAACATCGATAAAACGTTTCCCCTAAAACATGAAGAACTAAAAGCTGAATGCCATGCCGCCGGGCAAAACAAACCGACAGTTTTGATCTTAAAATATCACGAAGGCGGCTTCAATACCCTGCACCAGGATTTGTATGGCGATATTTATTTCCCAATGCAGTTAGTGCTATTTTTGAATGAGCCTGGTGGCGATTACACAGGTGGCGAATTTGTGCTTACGGAGCAAATCCCAAGGGCACAATCAAAGGCCATTGTACTAAAACCCAAACGTGGCGATATGCTGTTATTTACCACTAACTTTCGCCCTGTGAAAGGCAGTAAAGGCTATTACCGAGTAAATATGAAACATGGCGTAAGCGAGTTGCATACGGGCGAGCGCCACACGCTGGGCATAATTTTTCATGATGCATTAAGTTGA
- a CDS encoding TolC family protein yields MKKFFFAFSIAGALLTQGYAFAQQADTVKLNTLQDVIAKAIKNNPTQAVYQQQIKQAQYNYKASKGFMYPNASGTFNGQDNLHLAVTPIPGILIGQPGTTYYAEFGKKYSYNAGVNLSENIFDWSSIFQTSIAKSNIALTEIQQTSYIQSLKDQAAKLYFSILIGKASLKTNAQDLALADSLVTLSKQRLQQGTTDALAVNQAMINYNNVLQNKAQSQQVYDQGVENLKILLGEKVLTELSFPENLSLDSIASISSINLGADRSVDVYKQQSELAIIQSKAQRAVAYPKIGLNGYFGGQQFRNDIGLSLSNQQWTPYRYIGVSLNVPIFTGLTNTNKYRSALAQQQIAELQYNTAQQQSSINDRLLLKNYADYTAMAKASANSYTLYRTNVMLNKQKYQEGIINMDTYLKAFEDYLRAENTHLSNLSTLLSTQATILSRN; encoded by the coding sequence ATGAAAAAGTTCTTTTTTGCGTTTTCAATAGCCGGTGCATTATTAACACAGGGTTACGCTTTTGCCCAACAGGCAGATACCGTAAAGCTAAATACCTTGCAGGATGTAATTGCCAAAGCCATTAAAAATAACCCCACGCAAGCCGTTTACCAGCAACAAATTAAACAGGCGCAATACAATTACAAAGCCTCCAAAGGGTTTATGTACCCTAACGCCAGCGGTACCTTTAACGGTCAGGATAATTTACACCTCGCCGTTACGCCAATACCCGGCATTTTAATTGGACAGCCGGGTACCACTTATTATGCCGAGTTCGGTAAAAAGTATTCATATAATGCAGGCGTAAATTTGAGTGAGAATATTTTCGACTGGTCGTCTATATTCCAGACCTCTATCGCCAAAAGCAATATTGCGCTTACCGAAATCCAGCAGACTTCGTACATCCAAAGCTTGAAAGATCAGGCTGCTAAATTGTACTTTTCTATATTGATTGGCAAAGCATCGCTCAAAACCAACGCGCAGGATCTGGCCTTGGCCGATAGTTTGGTTACCCTCAGCAAGCAACGTTTGCAACAGGGTACCACCGATGCACTGGCCGTTAATCAGGCCATGATTAATTATAACAACGTTTTACAAAACAAAGCGCAAAGCCAGCAGGTGTATGACCAGGGGGTAGAAAACCTTAAGATCTTATTGGGCGAAAAAGTGCTGACCGAGTTGAGCTTCCCCGAAAACCTGAGTCTGGATTCTATCGCAAGCATCAGCAGCATTAACCTGGGGGCTGACAGGAGCGTGGATGTTTATAAACAGCAATCGGAGTTGGCCATTATACAAAGCAAGGCACAGCGGGCTGTTGCTTATCCAAAGATTGGACTTAACGGTTATTTCGGAGGTCAGCAGTTCAGGAATGATATTGGGCTCTCCCTTTCTAACCAGCAATGGACACCCTATCGTTACATCGGCGTAAGCTTAAATGTGCCCATTTTTACCGGGCTTACTAATACCAACAAATACCGCAGCGCACTGGCGCAACAACAAATAGCAGAACTGCAATACAATACAGCCCAGCAACAAAGCAGCATTAATGACCGACTGCTGCTAAAAAATTACGCCGATTATACTGCTATGGCTAAAGCGTCGGCCAATAGCTATACCCTGTACCGTACCAATGTTATGCTCAATAAGCAAAAGTACCAGGAGGGCATTATCAATATGGATACCTATTTAAAAGCGTTTGAGGATTACCTGCGGGCAGAGAATACGCACCTGAGTAACCTATCCACTTTACTATCAACCCAGGCTACTATTTTATCACGAAATTAA
- a CDS encoding alpha-ketoglutarate-dependent dioxygenase AlkB family protein, whose amino-acid sequence MDLFNTETSANLLPFDGEVNYYGRIMSPAEANHYLQILLNTIAWKNDEAVIFGKHIITERKAAWYGDAVYAYTYSNTTKQSLLWTKELLELKAMVEKLTGTTFNSCLLNLYHNGDEGMAWHSDDESSLGRNTVIASLSLGAERKFMLKHKVNKHPVSVILVNGSLLVMKGSTQTNWLHALPKTKKVNTPRVNLTFRTIVDAPIKGLSS is encoded by the coding sequence ATGGATTTATTTAATACCGAAACAAGCGCCAATCTTTTGCCCTTTGATGGCGAAGTAAATTACTATGGCCGGATTATGTCGCCCGCCGAGGCTAACCATTACCTGCAGATTTTACTCAATACCATTGCATGGAAAAATGACGAGGCCGTAATATTCGGTAAGCATATTATCACCGAACGTAAGGCAGCCTGGTATGGCGATGCAGTTTATGCTTACACGTATTCTAATACCACCAAGCAATCATTACTGTGGACTAAGGAGTTGCTGGAACTAAAAGCAATGGTCGAAAAACTAACAGGCACTACCTTTAACTCCTGCCTTTTAAACCTGTATCATAACGGAGACGAAGGTATGGCCTGGCACAGCGACGATGAAAGTTCGCTTGGGCGCAACACCGTCATCGCCTCATTAAGCCTCGGTGCCGAGCGTAAATTTATGCTGAAACACAAGGTTAATAAACACCCTGTTTCAGTAATACTGGTTAACGGCAGTTTACTGGTAATGAAAGGCAGCACGCAAACCAACTGGCTGCATGCCTTGCCTAAAACTAAAAAGGTAAATACGCCGAGGGTTAATTTAACTTTCAGGACAATTGTGGATGCGCCGATAAAAGGCTTGTCATCCTGA
- a CDS encoding DUF4268 domain-containing protein: MYSKDQASQLKQAFWTAFGQYISPQLSAEGLRVNWVNYKTGIKHLYFRMHADNRTARIAIEIAHPDAGIQELFFEQFKEYKNILHSALGEEWDWQLHTTDDYGKTISRIYKEISPVNVFNNNDWPQLISFFKPRMIALDEFWSDAKYGFDALK, translated from the coding sequence ATGTATTCTAAAGATCAGGCATCACAACTTAAGCAGGCATTTTGGACGGCCTTTGGGCAGTATATATCACCACAACTTTCGGCCGAAGGCTTGCGGGTTAACTGGGTGAACTATAAAACCGGCATTAAGCATTTATATTTCAGGATGCATGCCGATAACCGTACCGCAAGGATCGCTATCGAGATAGCGCACCCCGATGCCGGAATCCAGGAACTGTTTTTTGAGCAGTTTAAAGAGTATAAAAATATCTTGCACAGTGCGCTTGGCGAGGAGTGGGACTGGCAGCTGCACACCACCGACGATTACGGCAAAACCATCAGCCGCATTTATAAAGAGATAAGCCCGGTTAACGTATTCAACAATAACGACTGGCCACAGCTGATCTCCTTTTTTAAACCCCGGATGATTGCCTTAGATGAATTTTGGAGCGATGCCAAATATGGTTTTGATGCCTTGAAGTAA
- a CDS encoding pentapeptide repeat-containing protein → MEALIHDNKVFEDITYAKKLIRGREFQSCTFKKCDFSNSNFPHNKFLDCVFDGCNLSMMKFYGSTLSNVEFKNCKILGVNFSECQDFLFSVEFDSCILDYASFMGKKMVKTRFAHSSLKEVSFSNTNLNGSVFDDTNLEDAVFNRTDLTSVNFTTAYNYTMDPELNILKKASFSTQGIAGLLVKYGIKIV, encoded by the coding sequence ATGGAAGCTTTAATACACGATAACAAGGTTTTTGAAGATATTACTTATGCGAAGAAGCTGATTCGCGGCCGCGAGTTTCAAAGCTGTACGTTTAAGAAATGCGATTTCTCTAACAGCAACTTCCCGCACAATAAATTTCTGGATTGTGTATTTGATGGCTGCAACCTTTCGATGATGAAGTTTTATGGATCAACCCTGAGTAACGTTGAATTTAAAAACTGCAAAATATTGGGCGTAAATTTCAGCGAATGCCAGGATTTTCTGTTCAGCGTTGAATTTGATAGTTGCATCCTGGATTATGCTTCTTTTATGGGTAAAAAGATGGTGAAAACAAGGTTTGCTCATTCATCATTAAAAGAGGTAAGCTTTAGTAACACCAACCTTAATGGTTCTGTATTTGATGATACCAACCTCGAGGATGCTGTTTTCAACCGTACAGACCTAACCTCGGTTAACTTTACCACCGCCTACAATTATACGATGGATCCAGAGCTAAACATCCTCAAAAAAGCCAGCTTCTCCACGCAGGGCATAGCAGGTCTTTTGGTTAAGTACGGTATTAAGATCGTTTAG
- a CDS encoding multidrug effflux MFS transporter yields MTKQRYFFLILILGTLATLGPFSIDMYLPGFQAIAKYLHTTTAQVSLSLSSFFIGISAGQLIYGPLLDRFGRKKPLYVGLVIYIVASVGCLLVHTIEALIILRFVQAIGSCAAAVASVAMVRDLFPAKDNAKVFALLMLVISASPMLAPTAGGYVTAAFGWQWVFILLAAIAALILIAVIFSLPESYKPNPDFSLKPGPIIKSFLSVIVEPQFYTYAISGAFAFSGLFAYVSGSPLVFMDVFKVSGTIYGWIFALLSIGLIGSSQISSLLLKKFQSEQVVPFAIVAEVIVALAFYAGASLGWYNMYGTIVMIFLFLCCVGLTNPNTSALSIAPFSHNAGTASSLMGALQLGIGALASFGISLFNTHSAMPMAAIMAITSIIAMLVLFIGRRNIKHHFKPDANEVMVAH; encoded by the coding sequence ATGACTAAGCAGCGCTACTTTTTCCTGATACTCATACTGGGTACCCTGGCTACTTTAGGCCCATTTTCTATAGATATGTACCTGCCGGGTTTCCAGGCAATTGCCAAATACCTGCATACCACCACGGCGCAGGTATCGCTTTCGCTTTCCAGTTTTTTTATTGGCATCTCGGCTGGTCAACTAATATACGGCCCACTACTGGATCGTTTCGGCCGCAAAAAACCATTATACGTTGGTTTGGTGATCTACATTGTTGCCTCAGTTGGCTGTTTGCTGGTGCATACTATCGAAGCCTTAATTATCCTTCGTTTTGTACAAGCCATAGGCAGTTGTGCAGCTGCCGTAGCATCAGTAGCGATGGTACGCGACTTGTTTCCGGCAAAAGATAACGCCAAAGTATTTGCTTTGCTAATGTTGGTGATCTCGGCCTCGCCTATGCTGGCACCAACTGCCGGAGGGTATGTAACTGCCGCTTTTGGCTGGCAATGGGTGTTTATTTTGCTGGCTGCTATCGCTGCGTTGATTTTAATCGCCGTAATTTTCAGTCTGCCTGAAAGCTATAAGCCCAATCCCGACTTTTCTCTGAAACCCGGCCCGATCATCAAAAGCTTTTTATCGGTTATTGTTGAACCGCAGTTTTACACTTATGCCATTTCGGGAGCATTCGCATTCTCGGGGTTGTTCGCTTATGTATCAGGTTCGCCGTTAGTATTTATGGATGTGTTTAAAGTAAGCGGTACCATTTACGGCTGGATCTTCGCTTTACTATCCATCGGGCTTATCGGTTCAAGCCAGATCAGCAGTTTGCTATTGAAGAAATTTCAGAGCGAACAGGTTGTTCCTTTTGCCATTGTTGCCGAAGTAATTGTAGCCCTGGCATTTTACGCCGGTGCAAGCCTGGGTTGGTACAATATGTACGGCACCATTGTAATGATCTTTTTATTTTTGTGCTGTGTGGGCCTTACCAACCCCAATACATCGGCCTTATCTATCGCACCGTTTTCACACAATGCGGGTACGGCTTCATCGTTAATGGGCGCACTGCAATTGGGTATTGGCGCGCTGGCATCATTTGGTATCAGCTTATTTAATACACATTCGGCTATGCCAATGGCAGCTATCATGGCTATCACATCTATCATTGCCATGCTGGTATTATTTATTGGCCGAAGAAATATTAAGCACCATTTTAAACCCGATGCTAACGAGGTAATGGTGGCGCATTAA